The Setaria viridis chromosome 9, Setaria_viridis_v4.0, whole genome shotgun sequence sequence TCTGGTCAGAATATAACGTGACACTTAAAAATATGAAATTCGATACTTACATGAACATGTAAAATTAATGGATTGACACAAATGGACCGTTTACATTTTACACAGAGGGCGACCAACACAACATGGCTAATAGACTGACAACAACTAACATATCAGCCTCATATACATTGATTCCCGATCAAAAGAATCATAGCAACCACAATGAACTAGCCTACAGAGAAGAGAGAACCAAAACAAATTGTTGCAAATTTCTTGGAAACGAAACTCTACGAATCATCCACATGCACAAAAAATAAGTGGATCCGGAAAAAATAATCAGATCATGCTAATTGTGAGGTAGTGAAGCTAATATAACACACCAATTTGCAGTAGGAACACGAAATCATGGATCAACAGACCTCACTCAGTTCAGCATGCACAAATTGTCATAATCAGAAAAAAGATCATGCCCCTCATCCCCGCTCACCCTCATTCACAGAGCACTACCATAGTACCATATCATCTAGTTTACCTATATAATAAAATGGACACAATTGCCTAATCTCCAGGACTAAAGAACCACAATTTCATTAGGAAATGCCCTACCCCACCGCTCGGGCACCTAATCAGCTACGGAGAGGTGCAGAATGTCGAAACCCTAAACCATACGAACAAAAACTTGAAACCTAGTATAATCCGATCTGATTTGATGCTAAATAGCCTAATCAAAATCCAGCATCATATTGGATCGTTGGAAACAAGGCATGAACCAATCTCCACAGAAACCAACGCAAAATATACAGATAGCAAAATTGAGAATAACAGAAAGTCGCTAATGTCTACAATGACTAGGAGCAGAAATCGCAAGGGACGAAAGGCACAGGGAATGGAGCAACGTGAGTGAAGGTGGGATGGTTTAAAGGCAACCATGGAAAAACTTTGGATGGCTTGGCACCATCGCTCACACCACCACCTCACCGCCCACGGAATGAACCTCAGAGATCCCCTGATGCTGCTACCTCGCCGCCCTCAGGATGAGCCTCGGAGATCCCCtggcgccaccgcctcgccgcccTCGGGAGGAACCTCGGAGATCccttggcgccgccgcctcgccacctcGCCCACGGGAAAGAGATGAAGGGGGCGAATGAAACTACAAGATCCAATCCAGAGAGAACGAACCATGCCTCTGCCACGTAGAGTCAGATAGCGATACAATACTAGGAAAGAAAATGAACGCCAGACTATATGGACAAAACAATACAGAGGCATCGATCGGACGTCCAGAAATTTGAGCGACGGAGACCCTCAAATCACCTGAGTGAGGGATAGCTTTTCCCTTCTGGGTTGCTGTAGTAGTCTATGGTTAGTCAGTTCAGTCACCATCAGCCTTGCTGCCTTGGGAAGAATCGACCACTGAGGCACTGAGCAGAGCCGTGCTGTGGGCGTGCAGTGGAGCGTAGCAacatcagaagttcagaacacTCAAATGTACGTACCTTGGGCTTGGGCCATGGGAATGATCCGATGGTGATCTTGGGTAAGATCATACATTGGCTGCCAATCTGCCATGGAGCTTAACAAACATGATTCGCAAAGAGTGAGAGAAACGATGGTGTCCCACTCCCACATGATTCACAAAGAGGGAGAGAAACGATGGTGTCTCACTCCCACCCAAAGAACCAAAGAGAATGAAGGTCTAGCTACAATGCCATAGAAGAACCATAAGTTGATCAAGTGGGCATTGAAGCATTGAAGTTAACTCCAGGAAACATTAAAGCAAGAACACAATGGTGTATATATTCATCAAAACTTAAATTCATCATCTACATCTGATAGGCTATCTGGTGGGTCATATACAATCATATCAGGGAAAAGCTCCAGAAAATCCTGCTTTATCTTCTCCCTCAGCTCGGGGAATAGGACCAACCCTTTCAAGATTACACGGAACGACAGCGATAGAGGTGGCTCGGGGGAGCTCCTCATGTCTTCGTAAATTTCCATCACCAGATCACTTAAACCAGCATCGCAGAAAGCTCTCACAATGTCGCCGTAAGTGTGCTGATAAAATAGCACGTCTTTAGACTTGAGATCTGCCCAGACCTGCCTCGTCTCATCAACCTTCTTGTTCCTTGCTAACATGTACAGCATGTCTCGGTAGAAGTACATGTCAGGACGGTACCAGATTTCTTTTCGCACAACACCATATATCTGCAGCAACAAATCAATACTTAATCATCCAAAAGACAATGCCAAACCTCAGGTGTATCTGATTGTTGTCCATTGGATGCTACTATGCTCCAGGAAACACCAAACTTCAGAACACCCAACTCTACAAAGCAATAACACATAGGTGCTTTCTCCATTCTCCAAGCTAGGCACCATCAATCCCCAACCAGAAAGGGGAAATTGAGGATTGGCACTCATTAGCCCCAGTTAAGGACTCATAGTCACACCATGCGAAAGGTGACTAGGAGATTTCTTTAGATGATTCGGTGTTAGTTAATCTATTGGATATGAGAATTCAGCCAGGCTATCAACTCAATGAAATTTTCTAAACTACACCGTATAGATTTGCCTGCCTGGACTCTAGTGATTTGACCTCACGAGAGATATTTAGGTTAGAAGCCTTGTCTAAAAGCATTGCTAAAATAAGATAAGTATAAACCTGTCAACTCTCATGATCATTGGACATATGAGAACAGTTCATCTCCAGCAGCATATGGGTCTTTCAATTGGGGACAAAAGAGAACaaacaagtgaaaagaagaaaatggaaTAAAGGACAAACTGGTAAATGATATCATGCACCATGAAAAGAGAGGCAAAACCTCAGTTTCGACATAATGGTTGGCAAATCCTCAACATGCACTAATGTAATTGACAAATAATTCTCCAATTGAAACAATCTAATATATCCCTAAAAAATTAACAACATAACTAATATCCCAGAGATTAAGAAAAATAGTAGTGAATGGCAATAGGAGAGACATATCAGCAGGTTGTGAAAAGTGTGTTAAGTATATAAAGTAACTCTTTCCGGGTTTAGTAGACTCAAGAGTGAAATTTTAGAGGACTCCAGCATTACAAAATATACTGCCTATACTTGAGGGGCCAAGTATGATTCAAGGATAGGTAGAGATCAGTCAACTTCTACATGGGAGGAGGTAGTAAAAGGAGGCATGAAGGGATGGAATTCAGGCAATGAATTGTCATTGGATAGGGCTCAATAGATATTATTACAGCACATGCCAAAAGCACAGAACCATGATCAAACATCCTTTACTACTGTTATTACTACCACAATATAATTACTATTTATTTACTCCTCTTTGCCTCATCCCGCTCTTTGTTGGTTTTCATTATGAGCCTACACCTACACCTAAGGTATGGCAGCTTGCTTGTTGTTGTATACTTGAGAGGCCAAATAATGTAAATAGGTTCTGGGTTATTGAACTATCCCAAATGTTTGAAGTTAAACCCCAGTGGGTTCTCAATTTGTAATTACAAATGTACCATGACCGATCAAACCATTTATGATGAAAGAATGTTTTCAAATATCACAAATTGTATATCAGGTAAGGGTAAGCTATTTAACACTGTAAAATCAATTTGACTGTTTATTAGAAGATGCAATCAATCTAAAGACAACGTTTATGCAAGATTACCTTGTAGGATGTTACCCAAAGTTAAAATGAGCCATTCACGTTTTCTACACTAAGCACACATGCCATCTTTGATTCCAACAAAATAGAACAAAACACCCAAAAGAGTAGAACATAGCTAGCAGTAGCTTCACATGACAACATTCTACAGTACGCTCACAAGAAATTAAGAATCTCAAGTAGCCTAGATCCTAACTTTGTTGTTACAACAGACAATTCTAATGAAGGGAATGCATCACAATTTTATTTCTAATGGCACTAGTTAGGCCTCGAACAAGTAAATGGCAGTGATTAGTGATCTGAATTGCACTTGGATTTTACTTTTacattatactccctccgtcccaaaaaaacaagtcattataggtttgtcttaagtcaaactttctCAACTTTAACCAAAATTATACAGAAAAGTATCAAGGTTTAAGGCATCAAATAGgcatattataaaaatatatcttgtGATAAATCTAATGGCACTTATTTCATAccataaatatatgtagttttttctataatcttggtcaaaagtttgacttaggacaatcctaaaatgacttgttttttgggacggagagagtaacCAACATGGCACATAGATATGAGATTAAAAACTTAAAATCCCTGCTCCATTATTCAAAAAACACAATTCAAGCATAAAGTCCATGCTTGTGCAACTCAAGAACGACACATCTACTTTTTCTAGAAATGCATAGGAATTCTCAAAGGAGATGAGTAATTTGCTGTTGAAAAAGGGTGAAGAATTGCAATAGAGAAGAAAACCACGTTTAGTCTAAGGCCCTCGTACATCCAACGTAGTCTGATCTATCTTTTTAATCCTATTTTCCACTTCTCCATATGTCAAAATTGATTTTGGAAGCAGCATAAGAGAAGAACAATTTCCTATTCCAGTATGCAAATAGCCTGACTGCGTgtcaataaaaaaaatgcacaataGGTACCTCAGGTTCAGCTTAACAACTTATTGAAATCCccattttgcattttttttcccatTCAAGTTTAAACCACGCACCAAGCCACCTTGCACGCTGTTCCTTTCAAATAAGCCAATTTTTGTGCATGGCAAACAATAGTAAATCATAATGTAGATATTTAGTCATGAACTAAATAGACGGTAGAACACGCAGCTTTCATTCATTGGGATGGGAGTGACAAACCTTCATGGATAGGACGACGTGGTCCTGGCGGAGCAGCTCGGCGAGTACGGCGAGCAGGTCGGTGCGGAGCAGCCGCGACACGTTCGAGCGCATGAACTTCTCCAGGCGATGGTGGCACCCGGCTGGGGGAAGTGCCACGAGCCGCTTGAGCTGCGCTACCACCATGAGACCCtccttccccatcttcttcttccgccGCCAAATCGACAGGCTTCGGCTCGACGCGGCAGACGTGGAGCATAGCCTCTGATGGAGACCAACCTCGGCGACGTATTTGGCGGCTTACCAGGGCAGGATTTGGAGGAGACGACGGTGATGGCGGGACGGGAGACACGAAAGAATTTGGGAAGAAACTAACCTGGTGCCAGCCCTGGTGCACCTGCGGCTGCTAGGATTCAGGCTCCGGCAGGGTGGCCTCCAGCGACATGGGTAAGGAGCACGGCTCGCGCGCGAGCTCGACCAAGGAGCCAGTAGATCGTGAAGACGGTGTGCTTCTGGATGAAGTGGTGCCTGTACTCGAGGTTCGTCAGTATGGACAACACGAGTGGCGTGAGCACCTCAGGAGCGGCTCGCCATTGTGGAGGAGGGTTGGGGGCACCAGCACTAGTGCTGCCACCGACCGCCACTGGTGGAGGAGAGGGGTACGAGCGAGGAGGAAAGCGAACCTAGGGAGGGGGGAGCGctgggcggtggcggagctcgaGCGGACGTGGATTCAGTGCCGTCGTTTCTCAAAGGCACGCCGTAACTTCTCCTGCAAATCTACCGTGAATCACACATCCAAAGGCTAAAATGaacttgttgacgccagattttgacacatatgaaATTGGCGTCAAGAAGGAAAGGATTGCCTGATGCGGCAAGATAAGAAGTCActattgggaatcggccgattggtgctacagttggagatcgacCGATTTAGCGCTACAGTGTTCTAGTGGATagagttggtagagatcggccgattgaaaggtTGGAgtagttgggccaatatgggcttaaagtggatcagaaagagaagacgaagggggattggcccgtaggagtgcaataaccaactccgatacgagttgtacttgtaaatattcgttttcgtttaaaattagagatagatcctagtcggttaagaagttggttgtaacaggctataaatagccacctttagGGATCTGTAAATAAcgcatcaaatcaatacaacaatctactatttcctcgtactttactttcaagttggcggcttcgccaatacttttcttctttcacgagttcgtacgagttggcagggctgcatcgacacgatctccagtcgattctgtaagttccgtttatcgagtaatatctaagctttaacttcgggcgcatcgctatcgtttcgtttagatttattcaccagttatcgatatttactagaattctaggttttacctgtcgttctagttttatcaccagttatccagcttgagattagaaCTTTTGGCTTGATCGTTATTATCTTCATCTATtatttttgcatagccgattagacctattttcaagtgttgctcatgtagcgttatctagtttactccagtagttttctttataatcgctacgtgattgtcggttgtatcatagccgattatcttgttatcgcaaatcggccaattcgctgatacgctacctcgagatcggaactttagccaatCGCAAcccttggaatttgacacgtttcttccttaccaatcaacaggtcagattggctggcacgccacgagaactgcaccagggcgatcacccgaacaggagctaagcagattctcccgggtcatgtgtccgatgctgagagtcaatcggctgacttttagcgccaataGAACTGCAGCCTCAAATGTTATCCATCTAAGCTTAGTCTGTCAGCAGGCAGGGGCGCACTGCTCTCCCGCGGGCTCACGCGCTGCGACGTCCTTTGCACCACCGAGGAGCCATCTCGCCGTTGTTGAACGAGATGTTGACGGTCGCCAGCCATGGAGGAGAGGGATGCGGCCACCGACAGGACGTCATTATCAAGTATGTTAGTAAACTTTTTTCCTTCTCGTGATCTAAGCATGTGCACAAGACAACTAATTCACCTCACATTTGTATCAATCTGAGATCTCGTGACTATAGAAGATTAAATTGCTCAATTTCATGGTAGGAAAATCATATGCTCTAGTTGATTTTTGGTCATATTTCTGGAACTGCGAGTGCTATGGAAAGCaatggtaaaatttgagaagggACATCTCAGGTTGGTTTAAGATTCAGAAATCCAAATGAGGTTTGAAAGTTTTGGGTTGCATATGGGGGTTTTGTAGAGGCTTTGATGTGAGGAAAAGGTATGCAAATGTAAGCAGCTATGATGGCAAGGTAACTTCAAACAGATTTGTTTGTTCCAATGAGGatcattgaagaaaaaaaacaaataatgtGACCAAGTGTTTTAGAGCTAAAACAAAAATTGAGCTCGGTAACCGTAGTAAGGTATGTTCTCAACTTGCAATATAGAAATTTCTATGTGTTGTTGCCATTCATAGCTAATTAGTGATAGTTTTGTTGGCAGAGACGAAAGTAAGATGATGACGTACACCTCCAAAGGGAGTGAAGAATGACGGCAGCAACAAAGGAGCAATCATGGAAGTTGAAGAGTACAGTGTTAATGGTAATTTTACCCAACTCGTGACAACTCCAATttatgatgatgatattcttCATGTTGACCATCTGTTCTAATATGTGCAAGTTGGTTAGGTAGTATTTTGGACCGAACAGGATTGACTATAGTATTTTATGGAGTAATTGTAGCATTTTGTGATCTAATTGTACAAGTGAATGGCCAAGTAATAGTATTTTCTGTACTAAAATATCAATTTAAGAGACTCAAAGTGCCTTGTATCGGTGTTGCACTATGAATGTCGCTTCCAAACTTTTAAAATACAAGTTTTGTTTTTGTTATGTGCATGTTAATTTTCTCATACTGTACTATGAATGTCACTATTGTTTGCTATTTTGTGTGCTAGATAAATGAATGTCACTATTGTTTGCTATTTTGTGTGCTaaataaatactccctccatcccaaattgtaagtagcatctcaagtttgaccaaaattatagagaaaaatataaagatttatgacatcaaatagatatactatgaaaatataattgataaagaatctaatgatacttagttgacatcataaatattattatattatcatataaatttggtcaaacttgagatactttgactcttcaagattcttgaaataacttacaatttaaaacggagggagtaattcaGATTGTCtaagtattaaaaaatattaaagATGGGAGGCATATATTAGTACTGACTTGGAAAGCAAAGAAGCAAAGGTACGCCGTGCCTTTGAGAAGCAAAGGCACTGAATCTGTGTCCCTGGAGCGGACGAGCGGGAGAGGAGGGTTTGCTTGGGCCGAATGGGGTGGCCGGCTGCTCCCGGGCTGGAATTTGCTTATATGGGCCGCGTTGGGCCAGCCCACCTTGCCTCGCATTCGGCCATGTATACACTCCACACCGGGCCTTGCCGGCCCGGGCACGGTGCTGACCGCTTTCGTGCTTGAGCCGGGCCTCGTGCCGACCCACTTTACCCTTGGCCTGCAAAGATTTAAATTGATTGGAAATACGCAGTATTGTTTCCCCACGTCTGATCCTTAACAATCTTGTGCATGCAAGCCATAAGCTGCACGAGTGACGTCTGATCCTTGACAATCTTCCGCA is a genomic window containing:
- the LOC117835748 gene encoding pentatricopeptide repeat-containing protein At1g62350-like, producing the protein MVVAQLKRLVALPPAGCHHRLEKFMRSNVSRLLRTDLLAVLAELLRQDHVVLSMKIYGVVRKEIWYRPDMYFYRDMLYMLARNKKVDETRQVWADLKSKDVLFYQHTYGDIVRAFCDAGLSDLVMEIYEDMRSSPEPPLSLSFRVILKGLVLFPELREKIKQDFLELFPDMIVYDPPDSLSDVDDEFKF